The Acanthopagrus latus isolate v.2019 chromosome 11, fAcaLat1.1, whole genome shotgun sequence genome segment TATGCGACAGCGTCAACCATTTTGGGTGCCCcttattatcattaattaaaatgaaacttcAAGTGTCAAAGCACTTCTTAATATTCTGTGTAGTAACTAGACATAACCTCGCTGATAGAATCTAAGCTGAGAATTTTTCTTTCAGGTTCAGGAAGCATCAAGAGAGGCTGACTTCAGAGGCATAGCAGGTGTTTGATGTGAAAATACCTGAAGACTATACTTTATAAACCATAACCAATACTTAATGTGCACTTTATACTATTAGACTCAGTTGATGGTCTTTATCATACGGGCCCCAGGTTTGCTCAAGTGATTTTAAGTTGTAGTGCTGAAAGGACCGAACTTCAGTGGACATGAAGGGCTCAAATAGAGTAACTTAgatacttaaagggatagttcaccTTAAAATCCATAGCAATAATTTTCCTTTTATCTGCGGTGCTCTCAACCATCTGGACTGTATTTGTGTGAGTTGGGAGATATCTCTTGTAGACATGTCTGCCTGTTCTCAGATATCATGAGGCAAGATTGCACTCTTGTGTTGCTCATAGCtccaaaaaatatttgaaaaactcCACAGCATTGTCTCTTTCTAGAgatcatgacccagttacttAAAGTAATCCACAGATTATTTATTGTGAGTGGTTTCATTTTGGaacagttttctttcttctaaacCTAAATTAAACCCACCAAATGGATCTGCCTACTCAGCAGAGGAGGACACCATTAATGTTTAAATCCCACACTGTCAAAAGCACAAACCGGGTCATGACTTCGGAAATAGAAACGCTGCTTCTTTttcatatgtatttttcttctggGTCTTGAAGCACCAGTGCCATTATATGTAAtagaaggcagacatctctacagctctcgtctccaaaactctgcaattCACACCAAAACCATCTAGGCAAGTAATAGCACCACAGGTAAGGGGATGATATtgtgattttggggtgaactgtcacTTTAAGTCCCATTCTCAATATGATGCACTGATACAGAAAACGCTTtgtaaatattatttatattgacatgtcaatgaaaaaaaaggttgtgacATGAAATTTAAAATTATTGCTCTCCAAAGCATATCACCTGGAAGGACCTCATGTGAATCAAATGAATTAAAGACATGATTTAAATTCATGAGATTTTATTTCTCCACTGTCAGGAGAAGGTATCAATATAAAAGCTATAATAACATTCTTTTCTCACTAGTTAATTCCCTGTAAAAtcttgtaaaaacaaaaaagtaatccCATTTCAGTTGATGGCAATAACAACTCCACTTATACAACCTCTCAAAGTGTAAAACAGACCATCTTTGAGTCCTCAAAAGCAATATTAGGAAGCAGATTCTGACTCCACTAGTCACCAGTGCAAGAGTTAAGGTGGATGTTGGCCTTTATTTCCCCAGAGATTTGTCCGTTGACTCTCCGAGTTATTGTTGGAGAGGTCTGAGATCAATTCAAACCAACACGTACAGCTCTGAAAGAGTGCAGGTGGGCAGAACAGGCCATGCAATGTTCCACTTGGCTTGAGTTGGGTTCATAAAATGACTTTTATGTCCATCATCACAATGCAGAATTTCCCTTTGGTTTGGCTGTCGTCCTTGGAATACTTTAGTTCGAACACAAACCACTACAACCAACAGTTTGAGTGGCTTGAAGCCTCCAGAGTAGCCAGACGACACCAGGTctaaaacagacagcagagggcaTCACTAATAAGAGACTACCCAGAGATGCCGTCACATATCTTAGAAACAAGTCCATAAGTCTTGAAAACCTAACCTTCCAATGATTTCTACTGTCAGAATGACCAGTTCAGTACTTCAATTGCTTGTAGGGTCCCTTGTATTCTTGGCAGTCTTGCAGGAACTTTGTCAAGACAGTCCAGAAAGGCAAGAATCAAGAGTAATGTgggttacaaaaaaaaaaaacttcatgaaAAGGAAGCATGGTTTCTTCATCTGTTATCGTGAGATGACAAGAGAAAAAGATCCCTCATGGGGTCAGTCTGGTTTGGATTGTGTGACGCCAGGTGGCAGAACTCGCTGCTCCTCCATCCTGTTGGCCTGAGAACGCAGGATGAGACTGAAAAAATCCTCGTCAGGAActgttgttcctttttttgcAGAAGATGGAGCAGCACACCTCTGGTCGTTTAGTCGGGAGCCCTAAAAACATTGACAAGAGCCGGTGCAGTTGTATTAACTGATGCTTATCAAGAGCAGTTTACAGTTTGGCACAAGAAGCCacgtgtgtgtctctgccaaTTGAGGAAAGCTTTTATTAAAAGAGGTCTGTGAGATgtcttacattttgcatttaagATATTTAGAAGGAAGTAATTCTACTTATTTGGGTGGAGAATAAACGTTAATAGTCTAAATTATGGCAACAaaagttattaaattaaaatgcatttatttaaacaggaaacagaatctTGATCAAACCTCAGGCCCTGTCCACATGTACACAggtattttttcaaatgtagcTTTGTCTCTGCGGTTTGGTCTTTGGTAGACACGTTAATAGCTTCTggaatatttcagtgtttacatgtggaTGGGCAGAAATGGACATCTTTGGAAATGACCGGATGCAGATTTAGGATCATGGGTAGATGTTAACTCCAAGTATGTGTTGTTATATTGAGGTTTTTGCATTATATTTAGAAATATTCAAATGGACATTGATAATACAATGatggaaaagagacagaaatgtctGCTCACAGTGTGTTCCTTACAGAATCTTCTTGGATAACTTGTCAGCAACTGTCACGCTTCTCTGCCCCGTTCATTGTATTTTCTGTAACTAAGCTGAGCATACAAATTGCATCCTGTTTACAAAGGCACACACATGCCCAGTGTACAAATATGCATTTTCAGGTATGTTGTACGGACAGAGgtatttttttccctaaaaCTCTGCTCACAAAAATACCTGTGTATGTTTATAAGGATTAGGCTTCAGAGCAAATTAACACTTGGCTCAGGGTAAAGCTAattgtttcccatcatgcacttAGCTTCTGCAGTCACAAAGGAGCAGTTGTAGCACCTGACTCTGTAGACTTCAGCCACTTGATCACATGAGATTATGACAACATGTGTCAATGTGACACTATGGCGAATCATGAATTACACTCAGCCTTAACACTCTGCATTGCTTGGGAGTGGCAGGTTGTTTTGAAGTGGCACAAAAGAATGTAGGTCAATCTTTTATCTTACAGGTCCGTCATTTTATAATTTCCAAGACGTTTCCTGGAAAAGAACCATGTGACATGTTTCTAATTTTGTGGAAAATGGAGACTGGCTAAATCAGTGCTCTCTCAGAACAAACCAATCCAAATAATTGCTAGTGTCTACCATTTAGTTGGTTGCCAGCAGGTCATATCAAGAtgcacaaatgtaaaatatgtccACAAAGAAGCCTACAGTTCAACACAGATGGAGAATTATAGTTCTATCAATAAATTTAgaatatataaatgaattttgatttatttggctTTTAATGGATCAGCTCTTCGAAGggaagttgtttttctcatcatgATTAATAACAGACTTTGTAGTTCTTTCCAGGATACCTCAAGAAATTTTAGGGAAATTGTTCTAATTACAGACCATTAAAACAAAGAGTTACTAGAATCTAAACCTGcattgtggaaaacaaaacaaccatcAAAAGCACTGCATTTTACTTTCCTCACCTGGCACTTCACCAACATGTCGAAGAAGACATCATCCCCCTCTGGCTGATCATCACTTGCCTCGAGGCGACTGTAAAGGGAGGGTGTGTGACGGGCCTCTGTACTGGAGACTGGGGCTGGAAGGAGAAAATATAATCAGTTGTATTCTGAATATAGATTCTGAATGATATAAGATAAATGGACAGCGTTTCATTACGTGTTGGGTGGACTCGATCTGTGCTGGAGGTGGTGGGTGTACGAGGCGGGTTGGAGGTGCTGAGACGTAAGCCAGGAAAATGGCTCAGGCTGGCTCGTTGGTCGTCCAGACGACGGGCCTGGGAGCTGGCCAGCAGCTCCAGGAAATGACCAGGATCCTGCAACGGTGTTTCGCACTCCAAAATAGCTAGAAACAGACGTAGTGATTATCTGTGGGTGATTTGTAACAAATGGAGGATGACACTGAGTTGTGCCTTTTACTATTCTACGCAGCACTTCATTCTCAATTTGTAGAAGGtgggaagaggaaagaaaagccaCAAAAGAGGCTGACAAGGATGAGATGTTCTAAGGGTACAGCTTTTCTATGTGGTTTCAGGCAACAATCCatcaaaaatgtatcttttgGCCATCAAACATGCCACATAGAATTTTAAGTTGGTTGTGAAAAAAAGGTAGTTTCATCCTTCATGGTGCATTAACACTGTGAAAAGCTTGGGTCCATGGCCATTACAGAGAAGCTCAACAGTTGCCAGTTCTCAGGATGGGCAAAAAGATCAATACAAGTAGCTTTGCTCTGTAAATGAAGGCTGAAACCGCAAATCGTTTACTTTCAAGGCTACACGTGGTGAGTCTTTTGATACTGGGTGGTGTATCCCTTTAAAGCTACGTCTCCACCATAGGAAAATTCTCCAGGAACtcagaacagaaaaataaacttccttcttgaaaatgtaaaatggaaCAACACTACAAGTCTTGTAAACTTAGGCCACATCAGTTTACCCCGACTTCACAGGTTAGCAGTTTTACGTCACACAACAATGAAGTTTAAAAACAGCCAGCAGGCAAATTAGTCCGCTATGTATGAAACATTGAGCTTCATGGGTTGTTATGTGGAAGCAGTGACAAGGGGCTGAATGAAGCTTAAGAAGTCGTTCCTTGGACCAAAAGATATGGCTGCCTTGGGTGGAAACAGCTttctctgacacaaacacaaaggacTAATCACACAACAGTTAATTTGGAAAGGACACACTTGTAGTCATGCTGAATTCACACCATGTAGCTAAATATGATGTGACTCCCATGAAGTAGAATTTTTCTTCCATGTTTCCACTTGTATTTCTCCCTAAGAGTTAAGATAAAATAGAACTATTACACATGGTGTGAACACAGACAAGAACACAAGGGGATGACTCACATTTCCTTTCAGCTACAggtggggtggaggagggagaggagtgaggagggagatGGCTCGGGCCATCCAGTAGGGAGCACCTTTGGTCGTCCATTCTGTTGCCCTGGAAACGAGAGAGGAGGTCGAAAAAGCCGTCCTCTCCAATAGTGTCCCGTGATCCTGGctacagttttaaaaaacaaaaccaatacACTTAATAACTTTGGAAAAAGGCTTCAGATAATTAGAAATCCAGACACCTGAAGGCCTTCaatgaaaaacagtcaaaatacaAAGACAGGGTACAGAGTATCACTTCTTGTTTCAGAGGGCTCCTTTTGGAGGTCATTGTTTTATCGAATATGAATATTGTAGGAAATTGTGAGAggcatttttcactatttgacattttatagaccaatgAACTAATAGATTATTCCAAAGAATACTAaacagattaatcgataataaaaataacttttattaATAACTATTATTTTTACCCTATTTTTGTTGGATTTAACAGATGTAGTGAGCAGATGGTCCAGTATATCTAGCCTtttgggatttttatttttgtgaagaAATCAACTAAAATCAATCTTTCAAAGGGTTGGACTTTGTAAAGTTTTGTCAAGGTACTGGTTTACAGATGGAGTTGAATTTCAGGGTGGGGACACAGAGAAggcaaaatgtttttgacatcaCTGTATAGTTTGTAATGTAACATCgtgaaaaaagcattttcaattgattcaaattaaatagttttttttttttttaaattggactTTTCTTTCATACCAACTGAAGACTCTTTTTTTGGAACGCAAGTCACACAGTCCCACACTGGCACACCAAAACATTTCCTCCCGCAGTCATTAAAGTAAAAACCTTGAAGGttttctgttaaataaatgtctgtgaaGTCACTATTGCCAAATGAGGTAACAAAATGGAGACTCAGCCTATGGCGTGCTGATGAAcgtatttaatatttatttatttttatttatttatttatttgcagtatTATGAACTGGGTGTCTGTGATGACAATCCTGAAAAGTCCTGTATTAagttactgctaatgcaaaGTGAATATAACATGCAGCTGTAACTTAACAAAAGGATTTAACTAGTGAAACACAAGATTACTTTCAATATGAAGTCCTTATAGGAAAGACCAGGCATGTCAGTGAATTTATCATCAACAGCTATTTTTTGTTCCCAGACTTTGAACAACAGGGCACAGTGAATGCGTCATCAGTGTGCAGCTCACTGTGGCTGCTCCTTCATGTTCCATTACTATTTGCAACATTTCAAACTGATCTGCTGTTAAATTCTGCAAAAAAATAGCTGTTTGGTAGCCACATTTTTAATTGAAGTTAGCATGAATGTTAAACTCACTGACATACCTTGTATTTCCTGTAAGCTGCATAAAATCTGATCATGGTTGCTCACAGAATGATGTAAAAAAGCCAATTACTGCCCAACTTCTTTATTAGAACAGTAACAGTAGTAAAACACTGGTTTGTTTTCCTGCCCCTGGGAAAAAAGTGTGCCCTGTCGTACTAAAATTCTTTTGCTGTAACCAACGTTAACTACATGTGTCACTAAATCAACCAGAACTGAAATCCTAAGGattaaaactaattaaaactaatACTGCATGTGGGCGTGAAGCTCGGTCATGGGATACATGTTTCGCTTTGAATTTATCTTTCAGGTGAATCATCATTGCTCATGAGCCTCGTGACCTCCAGGGATGTTATGAGTGGGCATGAAAATCTACTCCATTTAGAAATACCTTAGGAGACAGCAGTGTGTCCGGCTCAGGAGCAGAGTCCTCGGTACGGGGTTCTGGATGGGCTTTAAGAGATGATTTGTTGTTCTTCTGCTTCTTGCTTCTCAGTCGGTGAAAAAGGAAGAGCTTGGTAGAGGCCttgattgtgttgttttttgaagACCCAGGGAATACCTCCTCGTCCCAGTCCTGTACAGATACATGCAGATCATTTTGACTTCCTGATGTTTTACCCCTGGTAACAGTAGAGGTTGGGTGAACAGCATCTTGGGGTAAAGGGGGAATGTATCTATGAAGGTCTATGTTTACTATGGCCTACATGTTCTGAAGCACTAACACATGGCTGatgtaatacatttaatatcaagaCATTTGCCATGCACCAAATTCAGGAAAACTGCTCTTATAATCCAATATGCACGCACTGAATGAGCATCCAATTTTCCAAATCATTTCTTCATCGCCTATCTCATGTGTTAAGTTATTATTTTAGATAACTACAGTAGTGCACACAGTTGGACAGTTTTCTACATTACAAGCTTGATTTTTATGTCAAATGCAAAGTGGGACAGTTGAGTATGTTTGTACAAATGGTGAGTTCATTTAAAGAATAAGGGTGAGGAACTTCcagtgggttagggttagtgtgtttaagtgttttcaaCATACCGGATGTGGCGATGAATCTTCAGTTGGATTTTTGTCAGGACTTGGACTTATTTCCAGATTTTCTACACTGCTTCTCTGGGATGGAGACTTGGCCCCTGAAACAAAGATACAAAATGTTACCAGTGTGGCCACATGTTTTATCATGCATACAACATGTTCACAACTACAAGACAAAGGTGATTATTAAGGTTTCATGTGGAGTTGTTTTGTGCACAAATAAAGATTTTGTGTACATTATGTAGCTCTATGAGTGATTACAAATCTGACAAATGCACTTACTTCCTGCACTTACCAAGTTATTTGCAAAGCCAATATagtattttaagtattttacaTGCATGAAATGAACAATGACTTTTTATGCTATGTGGGTAAGCTTTAACAAAGCATCATAACTAAAGGTGAACAGGTGATCTGGAGTTTCCATAGCATGGAATTTTACATCTCAAAGTTTGAGCTTAAGAGCAATAAGATCAAAACAAACTGCTCCTTCTAAACGTGCAATTACTCAGATTCTCAAGTATTGACATATTACTGTCCTAAAAGTGACAGACTTTTCTAAGGATTGCAGATTTACTTGAGATGTTGGGGTAACCCTGGAAGCTTGCTGAAAGAACGCAGCTGTTCGTGTTAGTGTTGCGGAAGAAGTTGGGGTTGAAGTTGGAGTTGGACTTCAGGCCCACAACCAGCCGTAGGTCGGACAGGTTCATCCTGGCTGTCATCTCTCCACTTTTGTCCCCCGTCTGCAACAACAATATCcaaatcatttttaacaaaGCTTGATGTGAGGATTTGACtctaaaacaaagacaaaacattccATTGCTAAGTGTAATTTCTTTTTATGCTTCGTCTGTCCATCACACATGCCTGCATAAAACTGCTGCATATGGAGAAGCTATTATTCCCTGTTGTTCCTCATGCGAGCAGTAGAGGGGGGTGTGGCCTAATGTCAGATACTGATTGGGCTCTGAGGGGAGGAGGTGAACATAAACAGTCACCTCTTTTGCAATTTCCAGATGTTTCTCAGCAAAGTACATGGCTTGCTGATGATTCCCTAGGGCGGTGTGGGCATTTCCTAGACTCCAGTACGCTCTTCCTTCACCGACCCTGCAAGTGAGGCgcagacagaaacaggctgAGCAACTTCACATGAGATTGTGCAACAGTGGGAAGGGCATTCATCAACTATCATGCAGTACAATCACAAAAACATGACCAACACATGAGCTTCACctcatttcacaaaaacaatTCTACATGTACGGAATCATAGCACTAAATCAACTTCATGTCCGAACACATGTCAGAGAAAGTACACCGTAGATTTTCTTTACAAGAAGAATATTTGTATAagtatacattttgaaaaaacatcaaagaATTATCCTTTGGCTGTGAATATTTTAAACCACCAGAAATCTTGGGTCATTTTCTAAGACAATAAAAATATAGAGCTACTCCCACGCTAGGATTTAAAGCATTGCCTTGTTAGCAGAGATTTGTAGAAGAGAAGCCCACATACACTGACTTTATCTGTAAAGTGAAATAAGAAACAGCTTCACCACTTTCCTGACACACCTTTTGAACAGCTTGTTATAGAACAAGGaggtcattttaaatgtaatctaTAAGGGATAATTATGATTTATTAactaaatatgtatgtatgtactggAAGAATGACTTGACACATCTTTGCTTATGAATAATTTTAGACCGATTATGGTGGCATCTCATAGCTggtattattttcattatcgattaattcgctctttgttttcatgattgatcAAGAAATTGTTTAGCctataaaatgtcaatcatAATTTCCAAAATGCCagaagtgatgtcttcaaattgcttattatgtccaacaaacagtccaaaacccagaaGAACTAACCAGCAAGTATTTAATTGTTTTGCCtaaaaaaaattactgaaacCGTTAATCACCTGGTTCATTTTGTAGTTAATTAAAGTATGTTACTTGACATTAAATCCTGCAAGCAAAACTCAAAATGCTGTTtcctttaaacagtgttttctcatTAGTGTTTCTGCACTCTGCTGTGGCTTCGTGGGTGTTAGCAGGTAATTAATTCAGGCCCACCCACTTCCAAACTGTACTTACTCATTATACTTCAAAGACAGTTTGGCAAGAAGCTGACATAAAATAGCTTCTTTGACAAATACCTGTCGTTGAGGTCCTGAGCAATGACCAGATGTTTGAGGTGATAATCGATGGCTCTCTCATAGTCCTTGAGTAGTGTGTAGGTGTTACCCAGACTGTAACAGGCCTGAGCCTCCACTGCCTTGTCCTTCAACAGCCTGGCCAGCTGCAGAGTCCTCCTGAGggtgaaacagaggagggggaagacGGTCAAAGAATGTCTTGTCTtgggtgggaggaggagaatgaTAGTTAtctgctctctcttctttctttgttgCCAGTTTTTCAAAGGGTTCTGCATCCAGAAAATACTGAGGggtttaaaaactgaatttaaacaaCTACTGCTCCAGAACAGCTTAATAACTGTGTATGTTTTAAATTACTGTATTTTAGTCAGAACATTACTTTATACTGTATAATCAATACTTTACTTACTACTGACACAATTTAGGATTTAGAAATAATAAACTGGTTTATGACAGCCTAGAATTTAGTTGTGAGCACACTTTTTCAAATGCTAATTTACATTTGATGAAAATTTTCTTATCTGATTCATGTaagattgtgtttttaataagtGAAATTACATCTTCGCTTTGTTGTCACTTACATTTTTACAGTGCCAAGTATCAAGGTTTGAACTGTGCCaagatgaaaaataacattagCATGCCAGTTTCGTGTTCAAGTATGATGATGACATACAGACTCATCTGCCAATGACCTTCACAATGTGAGGAAGGCCTCAAGCCTCACTTATTTACTCACTTGTAATGACCGGCGGCCACTTCAAACTGGTGGAGGAATATATGAGCATTGCCGAGGTTACAGTGGGCCCTCCTCTCAGCTGACTTATCCCCAAACTCTTTAGCGATGAGCAGCCGCTGTCAAAAAGAACAAACACTATGGTTCACGTTACTGCCATTAAGGTCAGGATGATCAGGATCggtcagacaaaaaaatatgaattcataTGGATAAACCTGTAACGACTATAGTTACTCCTGTATTAAGGGCCTTAAAAACACAAGGAAGAGAGCCACTTGGAAAGCTGATATGCAGCTGACACTGAAGGGATATTTTGGATTGTCACCACATATTTGCCACCAACCTTTTCATGTGCAGCTACTGCAGTCTCAAAGTCACCCAGTAGATAGTAAGTGTTGCCAAGGTTACCATAGGTACGACCCTGGGCTGCCTTATCGCCCAACT includes the following:
- the LOC119028198 gene encoding G-protein-signaling modulator 2-like isoform X1 — translated: MYGSVSLHYVQDRELLLHVRQRMESSCLDLALEGERLCKAGDYRAGVSFFESAIQVGTEDLQILSAIYSQLGNAYFHLQEYNKALEYHRHDLTLTRTIGDELGEAKASGNLGNTLKLLGRYDEAVVCCQRHLDITRAIYDKVGQARALYNFGNVYHAKGKGICWTGADPGEFSEEARIALRKAAEYYEANLCMVKELGDKAAQGRTYGNLGNTYYLLGDFETAVAAHEKRLLIAKEFGDKSAERRAHCNLGNAHIFLHQFEVAAGHYKRTLQLARLLKDKAVEAQACYSLGNTYTLLKDYERAIDYHLKHLVIAQDLNDRVGEGRAYWSLGNAHTALGNHQQAMYFAEKHLEIAKETGDKSGEMTARMNLSDLRLVVGLKSNSNFNPNFFRNTNTNSCVLSASFQGYPNISRAKSPSQRSSVENLEISPSPDKNPTEDSSPHPDWDEEVFPGSSKNNTIKASTKLFLFHRLRSKKQKNNKSSLKAHPEPRTEDSAPEPDTLLSPKPGSRDTIGEDGFFDLLSRFQGNRMDDQRCSLLDGPSHLPPHSSPSSTPPVAERKSILECETPLQDPGHFLELLASSQARRLDDQRASLSHFPGLRLSTSNPPRTPTTSSTDRVHPTPPVSSTEARHTPSLYSRLEASDDQPEGDDVFFDMLVKCQGSRLNDQRCAAPSSAKKGTTVPDEDFFSLILRSQANRMEEQRVLPPGVTQSKPD
- the LOC119028198 gene encoding G-protein-signaling modulator 2-like isoform X2; translation: MESSCLDLALEGERLCKAGDYRAGVSFFESAIQVGTEDLQILSAIYSQLGNAYFHLQEYNKALEYHRHDLTLTRTIGDELGEAKASGNLGNTLKLLGRYDEAVVCCQRHLDITRAIYDKVGQARALYNFGNVYHAKGKGICWTGADPGEFSEEARIALRKAAEYYEANLCMVKELGDKAAQGRTYGNLGNTYYLLGDFETAVAAHEKRLLIAKEFGDKSAERRAHCNLGNAHIFLHQFEVAAGHYKRTLQLARLLKDKAVEAQACYSLGNTYTLLKDYERAIDYHLKHLVIAQDLNDRVGEGRAYWSLGNAHTALGNHQQAMYFAEKHLEIAKETGDKSGEMTARMNLSDLRLVVGLKSNSNFNPNFFRNTNTNSCVLSASFQGYPNISRAKSPSQRSSVENLEISPSPDKNPTEDSSPHPDWDEEVFPGSSKNNTIKASTKLFLFHRLRSKKQKNNKSSLKAHPEPRTEDSAPEPDTLLSPKPGSRDTIGEDGFFDLLSRFQGNRMDDQRCSLLDGPSHLPPHSSPSSTPPVAERKSILECETPLQDPGHFLELLASSQARRLDDQRASLSHFPGLRLSTSNPPRTPTTSSTDRVHPTPPVSSTEARHTPSLYSRLEASDDQPEGDDVFFDMLVKCQGSRLNDQRCAAPSSAKKGTTVPDEDFFSLILRSQANRMEEQRVLPPGVTQSKPD